The Legionella busanensis genome window below encodes:
- a CDS encoding endonuclease, giving the protein MDNQFRQAEGELYNLWPAVGLVNSARSNFRYSMLENHTSFYGCPITIDKKSRRVEPADFAKGIVARANLFMAYKYGIDLSEAQRNLFIAWDKEFPPNANEKWWAEAVAKIEGYPNPYIINHELKNSCSLSK; this is encoded by the coding sequence TGAGCTTTACAATTTATGGCCAGCTGTAGGCCTTGTAAATAGTGCTCGCTCTAATTTTCGCTACAGTATGTTAGAAAATCATACTTCCTTTTACGGTTGCCCTATTACCATCGATAAAAAATCAAGACGGGTTGAGCCTGCAGATTTTGCAAAAGGAATCGTCGCACGTGCTAACCTTTTTATGGCCTATAAATACGGTATTGATCTAAGTGAGGCACAACGAAATCTTTTTATTGCCTGGGATAAAGAATTTCCACCCAATGCGAATGAAAAATGGTGGGCAGAAGCGGTTGCTAAAATAGAAGGCTACCCTAATCCGTATATTATAAATCATGAATTAAAAAACAGTTGCTCTTTATCAAAATAA